gacagcaaggaatagtttacctatcagatttatggaaaagaaaagaattcatgaaccaacaagagatagagaacactacaaaatgaaaaatgggtaagtttgattatgctaaattgaaatgttttcgtacaaaaaaagccaatgcaacaaagattaggagaaaagcagaaaattgggagaaaatctttataactaatgtctctgataaaggtttcattcctaaaatatagagggaactgagtcaaatatataagaatacaagtcattccccaattgagaaatggtcaaaggatatgaaaaggcaattttcagaggaagaaattaaagatatctataggcatatgaaaaaatgcttgaaatctctactgattagagaaatgcaaatcaaaacaactctcaggtaccacatctctcctgtcaaattggctaaaatgacaaaacgggaaaatgataaatgctagaaaggatgtgggaaaattggaacattattacattgctggtggagttgtgaactgatccagccattctggagagcaatttgaaactatgtccaaagggctataaaaatgttcataccctttgacccagcaataccacttctagggttgcatcccaaagagatcacacaagtgggaaaaggatccgtatgtacaaaaatatttatagcggctctttttgtagtagcaaagaattggaaatcaaagggatgtccatcaattggggaatggctgaacaagctgtggtatatgaaggtaatggagtgcttttgtgctataataaatggggatgatacggacttcaaaacaacctggaaaaacctacacgacataatgctgagtgagtggagcagagccaggagaacattatacacaaccatagatatgTGGACTCTGTGAgaactaaccctgacagactttgctcttgtcagcaacacaaggtgcaaagacaactccaaaggactcacaacgGAGAATACTGTCtaaatctagagaaagaactatgaaggatgaatgcagattgaggcacactttatgctcgccttttttttccccttttttttctctcttttgtttttggggtttttttttggttctgtttcttctttctcatgattcattccattggtcataattcttctccacaacttgactgcTGTGTAAATTAATTCGATGCGAAATTATacgtggaagatatatgggattccatgccatcttggggagggaggggagaagggaaggaagaaaatctggaactcaaaattatgtaaaaccaagtgttgtaaagtaaaaattttaaaaaattaaaaaaaaaaaaaaagaaaagaaaaaataggctCAGAgtattaagtaacttacccaagataAAACAGCAATGTGttgatttgaacataggtcttttgACACCAAATGTAGTGCTCTTCCCATACCATAActatgcttctcttttttttttttttggaggggggaaggcagggccattggggttaagtgacttgtccaaggtcacaccgctaattaagtgtgtcaagtgtctgaggctggatctgaacacaggtcttccagactctagggctgttgctctacttactgtgccacctagctacccatgtGCTTCTCTTTCTATGTACATTATCATTCCAATAAGGAACATTTCAAAAGCTCAAAAGTTAAAATGTCTTCCCTAAAGGGAATACAATAAAAACAGTTTACAGAATATTTTTAATGGACTTACTAAattgatttataaatattttgaaaccaataatcctaaagaatactTATGTTAGTCCTTCAAAAGCctaaagacaacatacaaaaccTCTAAAATTCTAGTTTTCGTTAAACAAGTTTTAGTTAACTAAAtgacaaaaggaagagaaaaataacctaaaatgaaacaaaaattcaaGAACCAAAAGTACagcaataattaaaaataattactatCACTCTTGTCGAAGAAAATGTAGAACAATAAATCAACTATGTTTAACTGTGTCATTTTATGAGAAAAGAATAGGAACTGCACAAGAtttccaaaaattttaaaattttttctaataACCAGTTTTTagttttgaagaagaaaatgttaaaggaTTTCAAAAACATGTAAGTACATTAGGAATATGGCAAATTCATGTCCCTGGGAAGTATGAACTGGTATAATTGGAGATCCAAACACTTTAACACTATTGATGACAATAGAAATACTAAAAAGCATGAAAACAGGTTTTGGTGAAAACTTCCCAAGGAtattttgcttgcttgttttgcTTCTTATGGTATATGAAgagataaatataatttaaaaattatacctAAGGACTTACCAGTAACAATGTGGCTCCAAAGGCTAGACAGAAAACCATTGGTCCTGCCAAATCGGTTTCATTCATGATGCTTCCATCTGCTACTTTTAATGGGTGCAATACTGTTAGTGTTTTCTGCCAGATGTGATCAAAATTGATTCCTAATTCTAATGAAAGCAAAAATACAAAAAGTTATAGGGAATTCCACTTTTAACTCTGTATTTCACCATCATTTTAAATTAGGAGAAAAACCCCAATTTAATCAAAATCCCATAAAATTTTTCCATACTAACAAAACTGTTCTGTAATGGATTGTTAAATTCATAGGTATACTATTTAATAGTGGTGGTTTTCCTAaagtttaaatatttattttatatattctgtagaATATTCTTTGTTTATAACACAGAACTGTCCTAGTATGGGTATGGCAGCAGAGCAGGGCCTCTATGCAATAGAGTAAATACAGACTTTCTGTGTGCTTGCCATGACATTTTAAGGACTATCCAGAAAGAATTTAGTTCTACAACTGATGTGAAAGTTTTCAAAACCACCACTATGTGAGGTAGTACAACAGTCTGCCACAGTGTTTTCAAGTAGAAAAGAATCATTTATAACAAATTTACATTTTCCCTCTTTACTTCTTCCACAACTAGAATTTCATCAAATATATTAAGTATCGTGCTGTCATCTGCAAACCAATATGACTGTACCAAAACCTATTTCTTATGCTTTCAAGCTTATCTTTACCATGTGGGATCAGATGACCTATTTAAAGGTCTTTTTTAATCTCaatgtagttttttaaaaaataggttacCCATTCacagaatttctttaaaaaggaaatgattggGAACACCTGTCTAAATCAGATCTGGTCTTCAAATTAtctaaaaacttttattttaccaGATTTACTGAATTAAAGTGTCTTATCTTGTCTAAAAAATACTCTTGTACCTTCTAATAAAGGTGGCTCATCCTCAAAGTTGTTTCCATAGAATGACTGTGGTGTAGATGGAGTGTATGCCTGTGTTGGCTGGAAAATTTGCCCAGTATAAGGCTGCTGTGGTTGCATCATGTCTGGAGGGACAAATCTGCCTTGTTGAGAGTAGTCATAGCCTCCATACTGTctgtaaaggaaaggaaattacattactacaaaatgttttctttcttccccagtaTTAATCAATAAGTGAAACTTAAACTGCTAAATTTTCATTCTAGGGGCCGAAAAGTCATAGTTCAGTTATATAGTTCCCGCCACATCTACTTTATCAAGCAGTCCTCATCTTATTTGGACTTATGAGCTCTCCTTTTCTCTACTGACACCATGATGACAAGATTGGTTatcaaaaataaaaggagggagaaaaaaaactgttCTAGCCCCTGTAAAATTTTTTCCTACTTTCCTAGAGGCCCCATCCAATGATCCCTGGGCTCCTGTGCTAGAGTTCCCAATAGAGTTTGAGTGTTTTCCTTTGAAACATAGGTAAATATCAATtccatttttgttgctgtttttaaagACCCAAAATGAGCAACACTGTGAGGTTTAGCCTATCCCCATGGTTGTTTAACAAGAAAATgggtgaggaagagagacaggcagagagggaaagagcacaggatggggctggtggggggagggggggggagaaagacaaagggaaacagagagagtgagaaagcgagagagagagagagagagagagagagagagagagagagagagagagagaggagacagacagacacagagagagacagagacgggggtagggtggggggggagtatatgggaaaatatttcaaattagaGACATCCTGGACATTGATTCTACGAAATAAAAAAGGTATTTGTACTTGTAATTAAATGCGATATAACTATGCACTAATATAAGCATTTCACAAGGCCACTATGTGGGAACATAATAGAGACAACCAAATATAAACTTCTGAATACCCTGTTGTTGTTCTTTTAAGTGGTGCTTATACAATGAAACTGAAGCTAGCtgttaaaaaatctgaaaagacaaTATTCTTTACATATACTGCATGAGTTATTCTGTATTATTATTTAGAAATTTACTAAGCctaatctcattttattccattctctgtTGCTTTTTAAATGCCCAAGTTCCTTTAAGAACTCCATTAATTTCAAATCAAATCAGAACAcacaaattaaattattttttgggCAAGTCCTCTGCATATGTTGACAATACCTTAAATCTGAATAGCATTTTTAAACTTCTGAAAGCACTTTCATATACAAAATCTCATCTGGGAATACAGGACAGTAAACCCAACATTTTCTTAATGTACATGTCACCGACctagacattataaaataagAAGTCTTGAACAAAATATAATCCTTTTAAAAGCAAGATATTTCAAAATGTAGGGGTCTGTTACAGCCTCTAGAGaatatctaatccaactcctttagagtacagatgaagaaactttggCCCAGAATGGTTAAGTGGTTTGTTTAGTGTTACACAGTAGGCCTAAGGGTCTCTTTATTcctagatgtttaaaaaaataaaataaaaaaaatatatacacacacacaaacatatatatacacacacacacacaaatacacatacatatatatgtacacacacatacatatatatatatatatttatgtatatacatgtacatatttcaAGGACTTGGTTCAGTGGGACACCTTTAATTCCCTTAAGTCATCATCAAAAAGGCTTGAATCTGTATTTCCCCACCCCAAAGTACTATGCTTCTGAAGTATACACAAATGAAATTaggcaaaatttaaaaagtactttgcaGGGTAAAAGTAGTGTACTGCTCACTGACAGAAAGCATAAAAGGTACCCAAAGAAATGCCATTTGCACCAGCAAAAATCCAGAGAGCTAAAGATTTTCACTAGCAATATAGATTGAAAATTTACCACTGAATTTTGCTATAATCagcaaaataaatcaagaaaGTCAATGTGTCTTCTGAGATGACAGAGCAGGATGTTAAAATGTCATTAGTTTGCAGGCCTAATTACGATACATGAAGCAGTGGCAAAAATCCAATTGCACAACAATTTAAAAACCTGAAACCTTCAAAGCTAAAACATATGGCTTCTTAGTCTTACCAGCATTATCTCAAACCATGCTCAAAAGCCAGAAAGGTCATCATCTAGAAGGCCATGAGGTGACTAGCATTCAAAACTCAcctctttgagccttagtttcttcatctataaaatagggatattatTTCTACTATCCAGCTtggtttactaaggaaagtactttgtaaattagaaaaatactttaaaataagaTCTATTATTGTATCTGCTgggttggacatgaatgaaaaccAGGTTGCAATAGGATATTCAAGCAACTGCAGCATTATGAACTGAAATTGAGGTTAAGTACaaataggaaagtcactttaaggGAAACATTAATCAAAGTAGCACAATTAAGGATTGTAGGCAAGGAAACAGTTTCAGGGAAACAGGACTGGAAATAATTTACAACATGGAGGCTCAGCTGGAACCAAGctagagaaaaataatttggcaAGAGGGCTTACTTCATCTATACTCTTTTACTACCCAATTTGTAGATTAGTGCATTAGTGATGGTATAAGACTTAGATCTTTAGCTTCTCTTAGTTCTACTGACAGTGGTCTTGAGATAACTAGCTAATttcatgaaatggaaatttttactgcacacatttgttttttcttttggtgggggagggggagagggaaatgaataataaaaaggaGTACCAAATACAGTGTGTCAAGGTATTGCAATAACAGGAAATTCACACTCCATTAAATAGTGCTGCCTTTTACCTCTTCTAATTCCTATTATAATCTGAACAAAATTCTGAAAATGAActgatttaaaataataaataaaacctaaatgttacttttaaaaaCACTGCACCACAAATGACTGGTTGGAACTATCCTATTTTCTAGGTATTAGGAATTTCTATCATTAGCATTTTTTAGTCTACTGAAAAGTCTATTCCAATTTATGTCTTGACACTTTTGCAAGGAATAAGATTGCAAATAGGATGGTAAGTCAGCAGGATAAACTTTAATCTTTCTTTCCCTGACATCTCACATTGTGAAAATATCCATCCTAATACTATTCTTACAAAGAGATTGTAAAAATTCAAGCTTCTGGGTAAGCAGGGATGCACACTGCGCACCCTTTAATATGACAAAGTGTAAAGTACAAAtgcttaataatagtaataactcacTTATCTTgccctttaaagtttgaaaaatgcttcttcctaacaaccttgtgaggtactTAATCCAAGTATCATCAGTCCCATTTGACACTGATGAATCTCAGAATTCCAGGGTTTAAGTGATTCACTTGACCAAAAGTCACACTACTAAATAATTCTAAGAAATTTGGATATGAACACAGGTCTCCAGGCTTTCAGACTTAAAGCCCAGCATGCCTTCTACTACCAAAAACAGGAGCAAAGGAAATGCAAAAGTCATAAAGTTACTTGCTATATGGTCCCCCTCCAGAATAATCGTAAGACTGCTGTGTTTGGTCATCGATGCTGTAACTGGTCTGGTAGAAATCCGTATTAAAGCTGTCGAACCCTGACATTGCGGATAATCTGCAACAGAAGAGAGGAAACCCCCGAATGGATTATGTGAACTCTGGATCTGCTAAAAATCCTGCTTCGTGGCAGGCTGGGAGGAAACAAGTCAGCATCGTGCTTCAATGCTTCTGGGAAAAGAAGCAGAGAATTTGAGAAACCAAGGCGAGGTAGAAGGGCGGGCGAGTTTGGGGAGCCTGAGAGGGGCAGCGCGGGGGAATCTAGGGGACCGGGAAGCGGGGGAATCAAGAGGAGCCCCGGGGTGGGCGCGGCTTTGACTGCCCAGGGCCCCTACCCCGCTCCCCCGACACGTCACAGACACGGAGGGAAACGGCAAGTGGAAAAGTTCAGTCTCATTCCTAGGAACCAGAGACTCGGGGCCCTGCCAGGGGCGGGGGGCACGGCCCAAGCAAGCAGGAACCGGGTGTTTCAGAGCGGCTCCACCCAATACGGCAGATGGAGAATCCGACCAGGTAGCAGCGAGCTTCCAGGTGGCCGCGAAGGGCATGCTCCAGCTTACCTCCAGGTCCGCGGATACTTACCTAGTTCGGAAACCGCCCCAGTGGCCTTAAAATCCCCCGAGGGTCTGCAGCAGAGCCTCCAAAACGGTATTGTTGCTACGTGTCAGAGGGCCAAAAAAACTGCTTCCGGGGCACACCAACAGGCGCAGGCGCACGTCCTCCTGGCTCGCCGACGCGGCTTGAAGAGAGGGCGGAAATCGGGAAAGAGGTGGGCAGTTCTCGTGAGCATGCGCATTGCCTGCCCTAAAGcctaaggggagggagggaatgctTCTTGCTTACCCTGGCACaaatgggaggaggaaagagcGCAGGCGCAGAAGATCTGAATCCGTTACCTGGACGTTGTTATGTTCGTCAGAAACCTGCAAGGGGCGTGGTGTGAAAGGGTTAATAGGTAACATGGTCAtgtttttggcttttgttttttgaagCTGAAAGGGTCattcaaccccatcattttacagatgaagaagctgaggcccagagaaagaaaattacttacacatggtcacagaggtagtaaggatcatacatttaaagatggaaggaaccACACACGCCATCAAGTCTACCTctttccctttacagatgagaaacctgaggcagattgttgctactaagtgtcagaagcaggatttgaaagcaGGTCTTTCTTGTCTCCTTAGTAAAATCTGATACTCTCTCCAGGAAACTGTACTGCCTCCCTTTGTGAATTTATTTCAGTGTATCATGTTAACTAATGACCCCCAGGCCCATAAGGGGATCTGAAATGAAACAGAGTCTAATACACCAACTAAATGCATTTATCGTCTGAGAAAATGCGTGTAGGGGAGGGAAGATCCTGAAAGGgagcagaagagaaagaattctTCAGCTCAAAGTGGAGTAGAAAAAGGGTGAGATATTATAGCTTCTAGAGGCTTTTGGGCAGGGAACAAGGTTTAAGGGAGAGGACACTTCTGTAGACACAATAAGACAGGCAAGCAGGATGTTCAGAAAGCCCTAAGCAAGGAATTGAGTCTGTAGCttcaaagttatctataatcatatgaaaaaaatgctctaaatcactatttttttctttttttttaatccctagaggcagattctttcttttttttcaattttttttttatttttagcttacaacactcagttctacaaatttttagttccaaattttttcccctcctcctactCCACCCAAAACGGCACGTAATCCAATATTAGTTCCGCATATAtctttacattaaacttattttcgtaataatcaagttgtaaagaagatttataacccatggaatgaaccatgagaaagaacaaacaaaaccaaaaaagaaaaaaaaaagagcaggagtttgcttcaatctgcattcagactctaattcTTTCTCGGAATGTGTATAGCttttttctaaatcactattgatgagagaaatgcaagttaaaacagcTGTGAGCTACAACCTCtcacctgtcagactggctaatatggcagaaaaggaaaatgacaaattttgaaggagatgtgggaaaagtaaaactaatgaactgttggtgaagTTTCATAATGATTCATTCTGGCAAGCAATATGAAATTataaccaaagggctataaaactgtgtatacactttgacccagcaatgccactactaggtccgtatcccaaagagataaaagacaaaaaggaagaggatctatacgtacaaaaatatttatagaagcttttttagtggtggcaaagaattggaaattgaggggatgtccatcaattggggaatggctgaaaaaattgctgtatatgattgtgatggaatactattgtactttacaaaatgatgagcaggaat
This region of Trichosurus vulpecula isolate mTriVul1 chromosome 3, mTriVul1.pri, whole genome shotgun sequence genomic DNA includes:
- the YIPF5 gene encoding protein YIPF5; its protein translation is MSGFDSFNTDFYQTSYSIDDQTQQSYDYSGGGPYSKQYGGYDYSQQGRFVPPDMMQPQQPYTGQIFQPTQAYTPSTPQSFYGNNFEDEPPLLEELGINFDHIWQKTLTVLHPLKVADGSIMNETDLAGPMVFCLAFGATLLLAGKIQFGYVYGISAIGCLGMFCLLNLMSMTGVSFGCVASVLGYCLLPMILLSSFAVIFSLQGMVGVILTAGIIGWCSFSASKIFISALAMEGQQLLVAYPCALLYGVFALISIF